The Edaphobacter sp. 12200R-103 genome contains a region encoding:
- the lepB gene encoding signal peptidase I, with protein sequence MSTPALTPAAPARPGDGATLSRPAPSSPRFTPSASRQTPPPGLLPAIQSLISIIVIAVFIVTFTVQPFRIPSGSMEPTLLIGDFLLVDKEITSDAADSLFLPSATIHRGDVVVFHFPVNPTIHLVKRVVGIPGDRLRLRDGHVYVNGLRLDEPYAIYRPTGPDNFRDNFPRLQNADPAIESRWWMQMRKLIDDGELIIPANHYFVLGDNRNDSEDSRYWGFVPRENIVGRPLLVYFSLRQPGSNEYVLPRAAGISLTHPPNDSSTLRFARWDRILHIIR encoded by the coding sequence ATGAGTACCCCCGCCCTGACGCCGGCCGCTCCAGCTCGTCCGGGCGATGGTGCGACACTCTCGCGCCCTGCTCCATCCTCTCCGCGCTTCACTCCATCGGCGAGCCGGCAAACCCCACCACCCGGACTGCTGCCTGCCATCCAGTCGCTGATCTCCATCATCGTGATCGCGGTCTTCATCGTCACCTTCACGGTCCAGCCCTTCCGCATTCCCTCCGGCTCCATGGAGCCGACTCTTCTCATCGGCGACTTTCTGCTGGTCGACAAGGAGATCACCTCCGATGCCGCCGACTCTCTCTTTTTGCCCTCCGCAACCATCCACCGGGGAGATGTCGTGGTCTTTCACTTTCCGGTCAATCCAACCATCCACCTGGTAAAGCGGGTGGTGGGCATTCCCGGCGACCGGCTCCGTCTCCGCGATGGTCACGTCTATGTCAACGGGCTGCGCCTTGACGAACCCTACGCCATCTACCGGCCCACCGGACCGGACAACTTCCGCGACAACTTCCCCCGACTCCAGAACGCTGATCCTGCCATCGAGTCTCGCTGGTGGATGCAGATGCGCAAGCTCATCGACGACGGCGAGCTCATCATTCCGGCGAATCACTACTTCGTCCTGGGCGACAACCGCAACGACAGCGAGGACAGCCGATACTGGGGGTTCGTCCCGCGCGAAAACATCGTCGGCCGCCCTCTGCTCGTCTACTTCTCTCTGCGACAGCCCGGCTCCAACGAGTACGTCCTCCCCCGCGCCGCTGGAATCAGCCTCACCCATCCGCCCAACGACTCCAGCACTCTTCGCTTCGCCCGGTGGGACAGGATTCTTCACATCATCCGGTAA
- a CDS encoding DUF72 domain-containing protein, producing MARSSQAPFTTSESAGLAASAKIFAGTSGWAYPTWKPEFYPEGTPAKRFLEFYSRQLSSVEVNYTFRALPSATLLEGWLAATPEFFRFSFKVPQRITHIKRLANCESDVATFVSMLEPVREAGKLGLLLFQLPPNLKADAGRLESFLAAPALHGASAPSIAFEFRNESWFTEEIYAVLRAHDAGLCIAESDELATPEVHTSQRFASFRLRRTGAYSTEEITRFAERFTALAAGRDVFAYFKHEDEPTGALNAVAFLKGVAERIKRQ from the coding sequence GTGGCCCGATCTTCACAAGCCCCGTTTACTACAAGCGAAAGCGCAGGGCTCGCGGCCTCCGCGAAAATCTTTGCTGGGACCTCCGGCTGGGCTTATCCGACATGGAAGCCTGAATTTTACCCGGAAGGTACGCCGGCGAAGCGCTTTCTCGAGTTTTATTCCAGACAGCTCAGCTCCGTCGAGGTCAATTACACCTTTCGTGCTCTTCCCTCGGCAACGCTGTTGGAAGGCTGGCTTGCGGCTACTCCTGAGTTCTTCCGGTTCAGCTTCAAGGTGCCGCAGAGAATCACGCATATCAAACGTCTGGCTAACTGTGAGTCGGATGTGGCCACTTTCGTGTCGATGCTGGAACCGGTGCGGGAGGCTGGCAAACTCGGCCTGTTATTGTTTCAGCTTCCTCCCAACCTGAAGGCAGACGCGGGCCGGCTGGAGAGTTTTCTTGCGGCTCCGGCGCTTCATGGTGCGAGCGCGCCATCGATTGCGTTTGAGTTTCGCAATGAGTCCTGGTTCACGGAGGAGATTTACGCCGTTCTTCGCGCGCACGATGCCGGACTTTGTATCGCTGAAAGCGACGAGCTTGCGACCCCGGAGGTGCATACCTCGCAGAGGTTTGCCAGTTTTCGACTTCGTCGCACAGGGGCTTATAGCACGGAGGAGATCACGAGGTTCGCCGAGCGGTTTACGGCGCTCGCTGCCGGGCGCGATGTCTTTGCTTACTTCAAGCATGAGGATGAGCCGACCGGAGCGTTGAATGCGGTGGCCTTTTTGAAAGGTGTTGCCGAGAGGATTAAGCGCCAGTGA
- a CDS encoding lipopolysaccharide assembly protein LapB, which translates to MFFPAKTATFLLVAASLAAPAAGAQSSSSSSSSNPQSSSSMENDQRAPARPSVGQSTPGGAAISLETSEPLFYLSAALNACGYDADLENSAPVRKAIRDEINQSLASATPAARDHRDALCGYIREHRLADPGLNLAQYISLSLYLSPPPQLTPTVEETQLPPDSTQVVNILPLLRTFAEDINLHAIWVTHRGDYEALVDKVHDPLTKAILDTNIYLHLPISSYDGRRFLVVLEPMLAPSTTNARIYGTDYIVVVSPSGNPLGQVHMDEIRHTYLHYEIEPMVYARASAMDRLLPLLKTVQTAPLDFTYKSDISAFITENLIKSVEAHTMDTGFEKPRRPSQVRQRSDMTGYEAALANWERQSETVRRKQVDLDIRQGWVLAGYFYDKLAQMEKDGVSLKEDIAEMVYGMDVDREKHAAEQVVFLPEGSHDFVKRAPRQLKGMELAEIKLMKGDVDGASQMADEALKANPNDPQANYLAGRVELVQGDPEAALTHLNKTLTLAKDPRTLAWTHIYLGRLYDIARDPEQSGDHPERTKAIAEYKAALAVRDSQPDTKAAAEKGLKEPFLLPRRAEDNDNEPLDPSGKAEKDAYRPPSPQ; encoded by the coding sequence GTGTTTTTTCCAGCCAAAACAGCGACATTTCTTCTGGTTGCAGCGTCCCTGGCGGCCCCGGCAGCCGGAGCGCAGTCTTCAAGCTCCTCCAGCTCTTCAAATCCCCAGTCCTCTTCGTCGATGGAGAACGACCAGCGCGCGCCGGCGCGGCCCAGCGTAGGTCAGTCGACTCCTGGGGGAGCCGCCATTTCGCTGGAGACAAGCGAGCCGCTCTTCTATCTCTCCGCCGCTCTCAACGCCTGCGGGTACGATGCCGACCTCGAAAACTCCGCACCTGTTCGCAAGGCCATCCGGGACGAGATCAACCAGTCCCTCGCCTCCGCCACTCCCGCGGCCCGCGATCATCGTGACGCGCTCTGCGGCTATATTCGCGAGCACAGGCTGGCGGACCCCGGCCTGAACCTTGCGCAGTACATCTCTCTTTCGCTTTACCTCAGTCCCCCTCCGCAGCTCACTCCCACGGTGGAAGAGACGCAGCTGCCCCCGGACTCCACGCAGGTCGTCAATATCCTCCCTCTGCTCCGCACCTTCGCCGAGGACATCAACCTCCACGCCATCTGGGTGACGCATCGCGGCGACTATGAGGCCCTGGTCGACAAGGTCCACGACCCTCTCACCAAGGCCATCCTCGACACCAACATCTATCTGCATCTGCCGATCTCGAGCTACGATGGCCGTCGCTTCCTCGTCGTGCTTGAGCCCATGCTGGCGCCCTCCACCACGAACGCGCGCATCTATGGCACCGACTACATTGTGGTCGTCTCGCCCTCCGGCAATCCGCTCGGCCAGGTCCACATGGACGAGATTCGCCACACCTATCTGCACTATGAGATCGAGCCGATGGTCTACGCGCGCGCCAGCGCCATGGATCGGCTGCTGCCGCTCCTGAAGACCGTTCAGACTGCTCCGCTGGACTTCACCTACAAGTCCGACATCTCCGCCTTCATCACCGAAAATCTCATCAAATCCGTCGAAGCCCACACCATGGACACGGGCTTCGAGAAACCCAGGCGTCCCAGCCAGGTGCGCCAGCGCTCCGATATGACCGGTTACGAGGCTGCGCTCGCCAACTGGGAGCGGCAATCGGAGACCGTCCGCCGCAAACAGGTGGACCTCGACATTCGCCAGGGCTGGGTGCTCGCCGGCTACTTCTACGACAAGCTCGCCCAGATGGAGAAGGACGGCGTCAGCCTTAAAGAGGACATCGCCGAGATGGTCTACGGCATGGACGTCGATCGCGAAAAGCATGCCGCCGAGCAGGTTGTCTTCCTTCCCGAGGGTAGTCACGACTTCGTCAAACGCGCTCCCCGCCAGCTTAAGGGGATGGAACTGGCAGAGATAAAGCTGATGAAAGGCGACGTCGACGGCGCAAGCCAGATGGCCGACGAAGCCCTCAAGGCAAACCCCAACGACCCCCAGGCCAATTACCTCGCAGGCCGGGTCGAGCTGGTGCAGGGCGATCCCGAGGCCGCCCTTACCCACCTCAACAAGACCCTGACGCTGGCCAAGGATCCGCGTACCCTCGCCTGGACCCACATCTACCTGGGTCGCCTCTACGACATCGCCCGCGACCCGGAACAATCCGGGGACCACCCTGAGCGCACAAAGGCGATCGCCGAGTACAAGGCCGCACTCGCCGTCCGCGACTCGCAACCCGACACCAAGGCTGCCGCCGAAAAGGGACTCAAAGAGCCATTCCTTCTTCCCCGGCGCGCCGAAGATAACGATAATGAACCCCTTGACCCTAGTGGCAAAGCAGAGAAGGACGCCTATCGACCACCATCGCCCCAATGA
- the rnc gene encoding ribonuclease III, with protein MPTRRRKSAREQSGETPTPPWDHHFQRPELLTLALTHRSLAYETNPETLLDPSSDNEQLEFVGDAVLGLAVAESLYRRFPNSREGELTRLRASLVSRRHLGAVAQRIGLGAMLRLGRGEEQSGGRQKPALLANALEAIIAALYLDGGLEVARAFIEGCIIEPSLPALQGALDSGNTFSDAIGDHKSALQEYLQAIGSGQPQYVLKAQTGPDHQKLFSVEVRIPDGNGGSRALAESEGTTKKQAQQRAARIGFERLQAEHQLAAPVTKPISERRRQAGTVQ; from the coding sequence ATGCCGACGCGCCGCAGAAAGTCCGCACGTGAGCAATCGGGCGAAACACCCACTCCTCCATGGGACCACCACTTCCAGCGACCCGAGCTGCTGACCCTGGCCCTGACCCACCGTTCTCTCGCCTACGAGACCAACCCCGAGACCCTGCTCGATCCCTCCAGCGACAACGAACAGCTTGAGTTCGTCGGCGACGCTGTCCTCGGATTGGCCGTTGCCGAAAGTCTCTATCGCCGCTTCCCGAACTCCCGCGAAGGAGAGTTGACCCGCCTCCGCGCCTCCCTCGTCAGCCGCCGCCATCTCGGGGCAGTAGCCCAGCGCATCGGGCTGGGCGCCATGCTGCGCCTGGGCCGCGGAGAAGAGCAGAGCGGCGGACGCCAGAAACCCGCCTTGCTGGCCAATGCCCTGGAGGCCATCATCGCGGCCCTCTACCTTGACGGCGGCCTGGAGGTCGCCCGTGCCTTCATCGAGGGCTGCATCATTGAGCCCTCTTTGCCCGCGCTTCAGGGTGCGCTCGACTCCGGAAACACCTTCAGCGACGCCATCGGCGACCACAAATCCGCTCTCCAGGAGTACCTGCAGGCCATCGGCTCCGGGCAGCCCCAATACGTCCTCAAAGCCCAGACTGGCCCGGACCATCAGAAGCTCTTCTCCGTCGAGGTCCGCATCCCGGACGGCAACGGCGGCTCGCGCGCTCTGGCCGAATCCGAAGGGACAACAAAAAAACAGGCGCAGCAGCGTGCCGCCCGTATCGGCTTTGAACGCCTGCAGGCAGAACACCAGTTGGCTGCACCCGTGACAAAACCGATCTCTGAAAGACGGCGTCAGGCAGGGACCGTGCAATGA
- a CDS encoding DUF899 family protein, producing the protein MADSTSLTPAAELAARNKAHFPNETSEYRQARNRLLSEEIELRRKNEQVAALRRSLPSGGKIPEDYAFEGANGVVRLSQLFGDKDTLVLYSMMFGPQRERACPMCTAMLTSWDGTARNLRERVAVAVTARSPIERLLDFKRERGWQNLQIYSDAKGDYTRSYVSADDGDVPGLSVFTRRDGAIRHFWSGEMSGEMADPDQDPRGAPDLDPLWTILDLTPGGRGSTWYPKLEY; encoded by the coding sequence ATGGCCGATAGCACGAGCCTCACTCCCGCGGCGGAGTTGGCTGCCAGAAACAAAGCACATTTTCCAAATGAGACTTCGGAATATCGCCAGGCTCGCAACCGCCTTCTTTCCGAGGAGATCGAGCTTCGGCGCAAGAATGAGCAGGTGGCGGCATTGCGCCGATCCCTTCCGTCCGGTGGCAAAATTCCCGAAGACTATGCTTTTGAAGGCGCCAATGGCGTGGTTCGCCTCTCGCAGCTGTTCGGCGACAAGGATACGCTCGTGCTCTACAGCATGATGTTCGGGCCGCAACGCGAGAGGGCGTGTCCCATGTGTACCGCCATGCTCACGTCATGGGATGGAACGGCCAGAAACCTGCGCGAGCGTGTCGCTGTCGCGGTCACCGCGCGTTCGCCCATCGAACGTCTTCTCGACTTCAAGAGAGAACGCGGCTGGCAGAACCTGCAGATTTACTCCGATGCCAAAGGCGACTACACACGCTCCTATGTCAGCGCCGACGATGGCGATGTCCCTGGCCTCTCCGTCTTCACTCGACGCGATGGAGCCATTCGTCATTTCTGGAGTGGAGAGATGAGTGGGGAGATGGCCGACCCCGATCAGGATCCGCGTGGCGCCCCGGACCTCGATCCTTTATGGACGATCCTCGACCTCACGCCTGGGGGACGCGGCTCTACCTGGTACCCGAAGCTCGAATATTGA
- a CDS encoding DUF4112 domain-containing protein, giving the protein MQPPLQPEILSPRTRRGRGVFDDENLDILSHILDDFIRIPGTSIRFGLDGIVGLVPGIGDILGGIASCFIIFAAWMRGVPYVVLTRMVANVVIEVIVGAIPLLGDAFDIAWRANRRNYALLTGSLYAPRKQTIQSWIFLIVLFAIMALLMLIPMVLLAWLANGLMHALFGVNVHFPTLF; this is encoded by the coding sequence ATGCAACCTCCCCTCCAGCCCGAGATCCTTTCTCCACGCACCCGCCGAGGTCGCGGTGTCTTCGACGATGAGAACCTCGACATCCTCTCCCACATCCTCGACGACTTCATTCGCATCCCCGGAACCTCCATCCGCTTCGGCCTTGACGGAATCGTCGGCCTGGTTCCCGGCATCGGAGACATCCTCGGCGGCATTGCCTCCTGCTTTATCATCTTCGCCGCCTGGATGCGTGGTGTTCCCTATGTCGTCCTCACCCGCATGGTGGCGAACGTCGTGATCGAGGTGATCGTCGGCGCGATCCCGCTCCTCGGCGACGCCTTCGATATCGCATGGCGCGCCAACCGCCGCAACTACGCCCTGCTGACCGGAAGCCTCTACGCTCCGCGCAAGCAAACCATCCAGAGTTGGATCTTCCTTATCGTCCTCTTCGCCATCATGGCTCTACTCATGCTCATCCCGATGGTCCTGCTGGCATGGCTCGCAAACGGTCTTATGCACGCGCTCTTCGGCGTCAACGTTCACTTCCCGACCTTGTTTTAG
- a CDS encoding VOC family protein encodes MADGFIWYELVTNDMDKAVAFYRKVVGWNIRDSGMPGMRYMIFGKDGKDVGGMMTWAGAGASELPPEWMGHIHTAKLDEELKAVTADGGTIVKPAQDIPGVGRFAIVLDPQKAKYLLFEPAKQEAPPRLDQMAEGNVGWHELLVEDAAKAFDYYSGHYGWQKDHAHDMGAMGIYQTFRTDKPLYTGGMMNSKGPGMPEGIPPHWQFYFIVDDIEAAQKRVTDAGGKIVLPPMDVPGGSRILQATDDQDGHFALMQGPKS; translated from the coding sequence ATGGCAGACGGATTTATCTGGTACGAGCTTGTCACCAATGACATGGACAAGGCGGTAGCGTTCTATCGCAAAGTGGTGGGTTGGAACATCCGCGATTCGGGAATGCCGGGAATGCGGTACATGATCTTCGGCAAGGACGGTAAAGATGTGGGCGGCATGATGACCTGGGCGGGCGCCGGTGCATCCGAACTTCCGCCTGAGTGGATGGGACACATCCATACAGCAAAACTCGACGAAGAGCTGAAAGCTGTAACGGCCGATGGGGGAACCATTGTGAAACCTGCTCAAGACATCCCCGGAGTCGGCCGTTTTGCTATTGTGCTGGACCCGCAAAAAGCGAAGTACCTGCTCTTTGAGCCTGCAAAACAGGAGGCTCCGCCGCGTCTGGATCAAATGGCTGAGGGCAACGTTGGCTGGCACGAATTACTCGTCGAGGATGCGGCGAAGGCCTTCGATTACTACTCCGGGCATTATGGCTGGCAGAAAGATCACGCACACGACATGGGAGCCATGGGCATCTACCAGACCTTCCGCACCGATAAGCCCCTTTACACCGGCGGAATGATGAACAGTAAAGGTCCCGGTATGCCCGAAGGTATTCCGCCGCACTGGCAGTTCTATTTCATCGTGGATGATATTGAAGCTGCGCAGAAGCGTGTGACTGATGCGGGCGGCAAAATAGTGCTGCCTCCCATGGATGTTCCCGGAGGCTCGCGCATTCTGCAGGCAACCGACGATCAGGACGGCCATTTTGCCTTGATGCAGGGACCAAAATCGTAA
- a CDS encoding N-acetylmuramoyl-L-alanine amidase: protein MSCTAVAGGFTSRTKTTSGARRAVVLSPWEKATQSREALEAKPARERTREDYQRTLDLFRTIYHDDPGSRYAAASVNSVAELLAAQGRDLKDQKSLKDAVGQYEFLRKQYPGSSFRMGALLAEGQIYENDLRDEATAREKYQLFVNLYPGNSRVDEAKAALASLDRSTAATKSSRQTLQTKSTTRAATKANSAAAVDDPSSFAPMPTTGAAVAAASRRRSVQPATTVPNTAQPAEAASPQPAISHVAAIERHGGGLAQVTGIRHWSTPNYTRVAIDLGDDVTYEAARVPNPDRIYFDLHGTRLAQSLAGKTFTVTDDGFLKQVRAAQFSNDITRVVLDVNDVTEYSAFLLPNPYRLIIDIHGSNVRSQVAGTQTPVPAAGPQKKETASRVPAPRTEREQVATSRHPVPDSVATSSAAATADVADLSQQPGRQEATKVPTSKPIAVVPSKAGNPAGSRASRRSRTQTAEAAPARAAVPTADGQTSLVRALGLKIGRIVIDAGHGGHDSGTIGVDGLEEKDVVLDVALRLGRLLHERLGAEIIYTRSDDTFIPLETRTAIANKSQADLFLSIHANSSRDASARGVETYYLNFTSQPDALQVAARENAVSDQSIYQLSDLVKKIALKEKIDESREFAADVEEGLFAGLAHGNAGLRNRGVKKAPFVVLIGANMPSVLAEISFVTNPRDAEQLRQPEYRQRVAESLYKGVAKYEAGLSGARIPVEQAQAVSSAPQVSR from the coding sequence TTGAGTTGTACAGCCGTTGCCGGCGGTTTCACGTCGAGAACGAAGACGACCTCGGGAGCCAGGCGCGCGGTCGTGTTGTCTCCCTGGGAGAAGGCGACACAGAGCCGGGAGGCCCTGGAAGCGAAGCCTGCCCGAGAACGCACGCGTGAGGATTATCAGCGGACGCTGGACCTCTTCCGGACGATCTACCATGACGATCCGGGAAGCAGGTATGCTGCCGCGTCGGTCAATTCTGTGGCCGAGCTGCTGGCCGCGCAGGGCCGAGACCTGAAGGATCAGAAGAGCCTGAAGGATGCTGTCGGTCAGTACGAATTTCTGCGGAAGCAATATCCCGGCAGTTCGTTCCGCATGGGCGCCCTGCTGGCTGAGGGACAGATCTACGAAAACGACCTGCGCGATGAGGCGACAGCGCGGGAGAAGTATCAGCTGTTTGTAAACCTGTATCCGGGCAACTCACGTGTGGACGAGGCGAAGGCCGCGCTCGCTTCGCTGGATCGAAGCACGGCGGCCACGAAGTCCTCACGGCAGACACTCCAGACGAAGAGCACAACTCGAGCCGCGACGAAGGCCAACTCTGCGGCGGCTGTAGACGATCCGTCCTCGTTCGCTCCTATGCCGACGACGGGGGCCGCAGTCGCGGCAGCGTCTCGCCGGAGATCAGTACAGCCTGCCACGACGGTGCCGAACACAGCGCAACCCGCGGAGGCGGCGAGCCCGCAGCCCGCGATCTCCCACGTGGCGGCGATAGAGAGGCATGGCGGCGGACTGGCGCAGGTGACTGGCATCCGGCATTGGTCGACCCCGAACTACACGCGCGTGGCCATTGATCTGGGCGACGATGTTACCTACGAGGCGGCGCGGGTTCCGAATCCGGACCGCATCTACTTTGACCTGCACGGTACACGGCTGGCGCAGTCGCTGGCAGGCAAGACGTTTACGGTGACCGATGACGGATTCCTGAAGCAGGTCCGAGCGGCACAGTTTTCGAACGATATTACTCGCGTGGTGCTGGATGTAAACGACGTGACGGAGTACTCGGCGTTCCTGCTGCCGAATCCTTATCGCCTGATCATCGATATCCATGGCAGCAATGTGCGGTCGCAGGTGGCAGGCACGCAGACGCCTGTGCCGGCGGCAGGTCCGCAGAAGAAGGAGACAGCATCCCGTGTTCCTGCTCCCAGAACGGAGCGGGAGCAGGTGGCTACCTCAAGGCATCCGGTTCCGGATTCGGTGGCGACCAGCAGCGCAGCCGCGACGGCCGATGTTGCGGACCTGAGCCAGCAACCCGGCAGGCAGGAGGCGACAAAGGTTCCAACGTCGAAGCCGATTGCGGTCGTTCCATCGAAGGCGGGGAACCCTGCCGGATCGCGCGCATCGCGCCGCAGCAGAACCCAGACGGCAGAGGCGGCTCCGGCGCGGGCGGCAGTCCCGACGGCGGACGGGCAGACCTCCCTGGTTCGGGCTCTGGGACTGAAGATCGGAAGGATCGTGATCGACGCAGGGCACGGCGGACACGACTCCGGAACGATTGGCGTGGATGGCCTGGAGGAGAAGGACGTGGTGCTGGATGTGGCGCTTCGCCTGGGCAGGCTGCTGCACGAGCGCCTGGGTGCGGAGATTATCTACACGCGCTCGGACGATACCTTTATCCCGCTGGAGACGAGGACGGCCATCGCCAACAAGTCGCAGGCTGACCTGTTTCTGTCGATTCATGCGAACTCATCGCGTGATGCCAGTGCGCGCGGGGTTGAGACCTACTACCTGAACTTCACTTCGCAGCCGGACGCGCTGCAGGTGGCGGCGCGTGAGAATGCGGTGAGCGACCAGTCGATCTACCAGTTGAGCGACCTGGTGAAGAAGATCGCGCTTAAGGAGAAGATCGATGAGTCGCGCGAGTTCGCTGCAGACGTTGAGGAGGGCCTCTTCGCGGGACTCGCACATGGCAATGCGGGTCTGAGGAATCGCGGCGTGAAGAAGGCTCCGTTCGTGGTGCTGATCGGGGCGAATATGCCTTCGGTCCTGGCAGAGATCTCGTTTGTGACCAATCCACGGGATGCCGAGCAGCTCCGTCAGCCGGAGTATCGGCAGAGGGTGGCCGAAAGCCTGTACAAAGGCGTGGCCAAGTATGAGGCTGGGCTGAGCGGAGCGAGGATTCCGGTGGAACAGGCGCAGGCGGTCAGCAGTGCTCCGCAGGTATCGCGGTAG
- a CDS encoding TetR/AcrR family transcriptional regulator, which yields MKKRGSTQKRTTFRHGDLRNALVTAGLEMARSGGPDAVILREATRRAGVSPNAAYRHFAGQAELLDAVRSACLSRVAAAIEDEMRKCRPGRDPQAFARKSLRAVGMGYLGFAMREPGMFRTAFSVPPPVDSPDPANTASMGLNAFQLLSLALDRMLESGLLSKKTRQNAEYLAWSTVHGLALLVLEGPLHAMPHETVLALGERLVVMVERGLS from the coding sequence ATGAAAAAGAGAGGCTCCACTCAAAAGCGAACGACCTTCCGGCATGGCGACCTGCGCAATGCGCTTGTAACCGCCGGCCTTGAGATGGCGCGGAGCGGAGGGCCCGATGCCGTGATTCTTCGTGAAGCGACCCGCCGGGCAGGTGTCTCTCCCAATGCGGCTTACAGACACTTTGCCGGTCAGGCTGAATTGTTGGATGCAGTACGCTCAGCATGTCTGTCTCGGGTCGCCGCAGCTATTGAAGATGAGATGAGGAAGTGCCGCCCAGGCCGCGATCCACAGGCCTTTGCGAGGAAAAGTTTGCGCGCCGTCGGAATGGGCTACCTCGGGTTTGCCATGAGAGAGCCGGGAATGTTTCGCACGGCTTTTTCGGTTCCTCCGCCGGTTGATTCTCCCGATCCGGCAAATACAGCTTCCATGGGACTTAATGCGTTTCAGCTGCTTTCACTCGCTCTGGACCGCATGCTGGAGAGCGGCCTGCTCAGCAAAAAGACCCGCCAGAATGCGGAGTATCTCGCGTGGTCGACGGTTCATGGATTGGCGCTTCTGGTGCTTGAGGGGCCACTCCATGCCATGCCGCACGAGACGGTTCTGGCTTTGGGTGAACGACTGGTGGTCATGGTGGAACGAGGTCTCAGCTAA
- a CDS encoding VOC family protein, with product MSEKMVTCLWFDHGKAREAAEFYAATFPDSRVGKTSASPTDTPSGPEGQELIVEFTVCGRDFLGLNGGPTFVPNEAVSFIILTEDQAETDRLWNAIVGNGGQESMCGWCKDRWGFSWQITPRALLAATQDPDRAAAKRAMNAMMTMRKIDIAAIEAARAGKP from the coding sequence ATGTCCGAAAAGATGGTGACCTGCCTGTGGTTCGACCATGGGAAAGCCCGTGAGGCTGCGGAGTTTTATGCAGCCACATTCCCCGACAGCCGCGTGGGCAAGACCAGCGCTTCCCCCACGGATACGCCGTCAGGCCCCGAAGGCCAGGAACTTATCGTTGAGTTCACGGTCTGCGGCCGTGATTTCCTTGGCCTCAACGGCGGTCCCACGTTCGTCCCCAATGAAGCGGTGAGCTTCATCATCCTCACCGAGGACCAGGCAGAGACTGACCGCCTGTGGAATGCCATCGTCGGCAATGGAGGCCAGGAGAGCATGTGCGGCTGGTGCAAGGATCGCTGGGGCTTTTCGTGGCAGATCACCCCGCGTGCGTTACTTGCCGCGACGCAGGATCCGGACCGCGCAGCGGCCAAGCGCGCGATGAATGCAATGATGACGATGCGGAAGATCGATATCGCAGCGATCGAGGCCGCGCGCGCCGGCAAGCCATAA
- a CDS encoding YheT family hydrolase — protein MSSTKERIAQNVAHMVEFAPRRFARNGHLQTIVGNFLRRQNSLPPAESVLVEVASGIDGRMGSQVLCDCHWQPEEVRAVRPTAIIVHGLEGSSNSQYVIGNANKLWQAGANVIRMNMRNCGGTEALSSTLYHSGLSGDVGAVMRHFVDLYGLKSIALIGYSMGGNLVLKLAGELGSSAPRALRSVIGVSPVIDLAPSADALHAPQNRIYEMKFLRALVARFRRKVALFPHVYDPGRADQIRSIRDFDERITAFYSGFTGADDYYFRAASARVLDIIAVPTVILNAADDPFIRLLPESRERIAGNPRITFLETSHGGHCAFLAAPDQATNYDGYWAEHTLLRFLLEHTGE, from the coding sequence GTGAGCAGCACGAAGGAACGGATTGCGCAGAATGTGGCGCATATGGTTGAGTTTGCGCCGCGGCGTTTTGCCCGCAATGGGCACCTGCAGACGATCGTCGGCAACTTTCTCCGCCGGCAGAACTCGCTTCCGCCGGCGGAGTCGGTGCTGGTCGAGGTAGCTTCCGGAATCGATGGTCGTATGGGGAGCCAGGTGCTCTGCGACTGTCACTGGCAGCCGGAAGAGGTACGGGCAGTACGTCCTACCGCGATCATTGTCCATGGGCTCGAGGGCTCTTCCAACTCGCAGTACGTGATCGGTAATGCCAACAAGCTTTGGCAGGCCGGGGCCAACGTTATTCGAATGAACATGCGCAACTGCGGCGGGACGGAGGCGCTCAGCTCGACGCTCTATCACTCGGGCCTGTCAGGCGATGTTGGCGCGGTAATGCGGCACTTTGTCGATTTGTACGGTCTTAAATCGATAGCGCTGATTGGGTATTCGATGGGCGGAAATCTGGTCCTCAAGCTGGCTGGAGAGCTGGGTTCCTCCGCGCCGCGCGCACTGCGTTCTGTCATCGGGGTATCGCCGGTCATCGACCTGGCACCGTCCGCCGATGCGCTCCATGCCCCTCAAAACCGCATCTACGAGATGAAGTTCCTGCGCGCACTGGTAGCGCGTTTTCGGCGCAAGGTCGCACTGTTTCCGCATGTTTACGATCCTGGCCGGGCCGATCAGATTCGCTCCATCCGGGACTTCGACGAGCGAATCACCGCTTTCTACTCCGGTTTCACCGGAGCGGACGACTATTACTTCCGCGCTGCCAGCGCGCGGGTTCTTGACATCATTGCAGTGCCAACCGTGATTCTGAATGCGGCGGACGATCCCTTTATCCGGCTGTTGCCGGAGAGTCGCGAAAGGATCGCCGGCAATCCCCGGATTACCTTCCTCGAAACCTCCCATGGCGGCCACTGCGCCTTTCTCGCTGCTCCTGACCAGGCGACAAACTATGACGGCTATTGGGCGGAGCATACCCTGCTGCGTTTTCTGCTGGAACACACCGGCGAATAG